The following are encoded in a window of Verrucomicrobiia bacterium genomic DNA:
- a CDS encoding beta-ketoacyl-ACP synthase III, with product MTQSKKFKNPRANHDFKGRTCSITGVGSYVPSRVVTNADLEKLVDTSDEWIFSRTGIKERRVAATDEFTSDLAAHAAERAMKKAGVKPEQIDLIIVATITPDMPFPSTACLVQQKIGAYRAAAFDIEAACSGFIYGLEIGQQFIMSRTYDTVLVIGAEKLSSIINWSDRNTCVLFGDGAGAAILQNRPNSHGLLTACMGADGQKADLLSMPAGGSRCPASAQSVAAGLHYLRMDGKEAFKNAVQAMDTAARECLRRCEIDITQIKCIIPHQANQRIIDAVGKRINAAPEQIFMNLEKYGNTSAASVAIALDEAVETGRVQRGDLILLVVFGAGLTWGAAVIEW from the coding sequence ATGACCCAATCCAAAAAGTTCAAAAACCCCCGCGCCAACCATGATTTCAAAGGGCGCACTTGTTCCATCACCGGCGTCGGCTCCTATGTCCCGTCACGCGTCGTGACCAATGCCGACCTGGAAAAACTCGTGGACACTTCCGACGAATGGATTTTCTCCCGCACGGGCATCAAGGAACGGCGCGTCGCCGCCACGGATGAATTTACCTCCGACCTGGCCGCGCACGCCGCGGAACGCGCGATGAAAAAAGCCGGCGTGAAGCCCGAGCAAATTGATTTGATCATCGTCGCGACCATCACGCCCGACATGCCGTTTCCTTCGACCGCATGTCTCGTGCAGCAAAAGATCGGCGCGTATCGCGCGGCGGCGTTTGATATTGAGGCGGCGTGCTCGGGATTTATTTATGGCCTGGAGATCGGCCAGCAGTTCATCATGTCGCGCACGTACGACACGGTGCTGGTGATCGGCGCGGAAAAACTTTCGTCCATCATCAACTGGAGCGATCGCAATACCTGTGTGCTGTTCGGCGACGGCGCGGGCGCGGCGATTTTGCAGAATCGTCCCAACTCCCACGGCTTGCTCACCGCGTGCATGGGCGCGGATGGACAAAAAGCCGATCTGCTTTCGATGCCCGCGGGCGGCAGCCGTTGTCCCGCGAGCGCGCAATCGGTCGCGGCTGGACTGCATTATTTACGCATGGACGGCAAGGAAGCTTTTAAGAATGCCGTGCAGGCGATGGACACCGCCGCGCGCGAGTGCCTGCGCCGTTGCGAAATTGATATCACACAAATCAAATGCATCATTCCGCATCAGGCGAACCAGCGCATCATTGACGCCGTCGGCAAGCGTATCAATGCCGCGCCCGAACAAATTTTCATGAACCTGGAAAAATACGGTAATACTTCCGCGGCGTCCGTGGCGATCGCGCTCGACGAGGCGGTGGAGACGGGCCGGGTCCAGCGTGGCGACTTGATTTTACTGGTGGTTTTCGGCGCGGGGCTTACGTGGGGCGCGGCAGTCATCGAATGGTAA